The DNA segment TGAAGGCGGGGCTGGCGACGTCGCGGGGGCGGGGGAGGTCCACGGCGAGGTCGCGCTTGAGGGTGCCGGGGCGGTAGGTCATCACCACGGTGCGGTCGGCGAGGTAGAGGGCCTCCTCGATGCTGTGGGTGACGAACAGGATGGTCTTCTTCAGCTCCAGCCACAGGCGCAGCAGCTCGTCCTGGAGGGTGCGGCGGGTGAGGGCGTCCAGGGCGCCGAAGGGCTCGTCCATGAGCATGATGGGCGAATCCAGGGCCAGCACCCGGGCGATGGCGACGCGCTGGCGCATCCCGCCGCTGAGGTCTTTGGGATAGCGCTTCCGGAAGTCCTGGAGGTTGAGCAGGCGCAGCAGGTCGTCCACCTTGGCACGGGCGGCATCCTTGGGCTCGCCCTTGATCTGCAGGCCGAAGCCCACGTTCTGTTCCACGGTCATCCAGGGGAACAGCGCGTACTCCTGGAACACCATGCCCCGGTCGGGGCCCGGCGCGACGATGGGCAGGCCTTCCACCGTGATCGTGCCGGCGCTGGGCAGGCTGAACCCCGCCACGGCGTTCAGGAGGGTGGATTTGCCGCAACCCGACGGCCCCAGCAGGCAGACGAATTCGCCGCGGCGGACCTCCAGGTCGATGTCTTTGAGGGCGTAGACGTCCTGGCCTCCGCTCTGGAAGACCTTGTGGACGCCCCGGATGGAGATGTGGCCGGCGGCGTCGCTCATCCCTGCTCCAGACCGCGGTGCCACCGCAGCATCCAGGTGCTGAGGCGGCTCATCAGGGTGTCGATGCCCAGCCCCAGCAGGCCGATGGTGAACATCCCCGCGATGATCTTGTCGGACCAGAGGTACTCGCGGGCCTCCAGGATGCGGTAGCCCAGCCCGTTGTTCACGGCGATCATCTCGGAGACGATCACGACGATGAACGCCGTGCCCATCCCGATCCGCGCGCCGGTGAAGATGTAGGGCGTGGCCGCGGGCAGGATGATGTGCGTGAACTGGGTGAGCCGCGAGGCGCCCAGGTTGCGCCCCACCCGGAGGTAGATGCTGTCCACGTTCTGGACGCCCGTCACCGTGTTCATCAGGACGGGAAAGAAGGCGCCGATGGCGATCAGGAACACCGCGGGCGGGTTGCCCAGACCGAACCACAGGATGGACAGCGGAATGTAGGCGATGGGCGGGATGGGCCGCAGCACCTGGACCAGCGGGTTGAACAGCCCGTAGGCCAGCCGGCTGTAGCCCATGGCCAGGCCCAGCGGCAGCGCCAGCCCGCCGCCGATAACGAAGCCCAGCAGCACGCGGTAGAGGCTTCCCAGGGCGTCGTGGACCATCTCGCCGGAGAAGCACCACGCCAGGTAGGAGCCCTGCGCGGGATCGAAGGGCTCCATCGGGCGGAGGTAGGCCCACCACTTGATGAGGACCTGCATGGGCGACGGCAGGATGGTGGCGTTCACCCAGCCTTCGCTGGACAGCAGCTGCCACAGCGCGAGGGCCGCCAGCGGGACGAGGATGCCGGAGGCGGCGGTGCGGTAGCGGGTCATCCCTTCTTCGCCTTGGGGGACTTGATGGGCGTGGGCTTGGGAGCGACGGGCTTCGGCTGGTCGATTCCGAGCTGCTTCTTCGCTTCGGTCAGCAGGTCGAGCTTCACCCAGTCGGGAGCCTTGGGCGGCGCGGCCATCTTGCCCACGCCGTACTTGGCCATCAGGTCGGTGGTGATCTGGACGTGCTCCACGCTGATGTCGTAGCTGAAGGGCGAGTTGTCGATGGCGTCCTGGTAGTCGTCGGACGTGATCTGGTTCTTGAACATGGATTCGCGGACGTACTTCTCCGCGGTCTTGGGCTCGTCGATGAACTTCTTGGTGGCCTCCACGAAGCACAGCAGGAACCGCTGGGCCACGTCGCGCCGCTCCTTGTACAGCTTCTCCGTGATGACGAGGGCGCGGATGGGGACGCCCATGGGCGTGTCGTAGGGCTTGATCACCTCGATGCCGAACTTCTTGTTGATGGCCTGGGAGCTATAGGGCTCGCTCTGGCACATGGCGTGGATGTTCCCGGCCATGAGCGCCTGGTTGAGGTCGGCGAAGGGCAGGTACAGCACCAGGACGTCCTTCCCGGGCTTGTCGGACCAGGTGAGCCCCGCCTTGGCCAGCTCCGCCAGCAGCAGCAGTTCCTGCGCGCCGCCCCGGGCCACGCCCACCTTCTTGCCCTTGAGATCGGCGAGCGACTTGATGCCCGCGTTGGCCCCCGCCACGATCCGCGCCCCGCCCTTGGCGAAGCCCGCCACCACGACAATGGGCACGCCCTGGGCCCGCCCCGCGATGGCCGCGTCCAGGGCCGCCGCGCTGGCGTCGATCTCGCCCGCCACGATCGCGGGATTGATGTCGATCCCCTTGGCGAACATCCGCTCTTCGATCTTCAGGCGGTACTTCGGGGCGATCTCCTTCATGTAGGACACCGCGCCGTAGTGGGCGAACTTGAGGTTGCCGAGCCGCACCACGTCCTGGGCGGACAGCGCCAGGCTCGACAGGAGTAACAGCGACAGGAAGGATTTCGCGCGCATGGTTCGCTCCGGATTGGGAAGGGTGGGCACTATTCTAGGCCACGGAGCGCCCCGCGCACGGCTTCAATCGCCGGTCCCCAGTTTGCGCCGCGCTACCAGCAGGAATTCCCGTCCCGCCCGCCTCGGGTGGCTGCGTAGGGCCGGGCCGAGGTGCAGGACGTCGAACCGCGGCTCCGCGAGCGCGCGCATCTCGCCCGGCGAGACCGCATGGGGTGGCCCGGGTCGCCCGCTCACGTCGTGGAACAGGACTGCCATCCACAGGCCGCCGGAGTGGAGATGGTCCGCGCAGGCGGCGACGTAGGCCGGGCGGCGCGGCGGATCCATCGCCACGAAGCAGGTGTGGTCGAAGATCGCGTCCCAGGGGCCCAGGTCGGGCGAGAACCAGTCCGCCTGCATCCACGTGGCGCGATCGCCGTAGCGGGCCCGGGCTCCCTCGATCGCGAAGGGCGCGAAATCGATGCCCGTGACCGCGAAGCCCCGCGCGGCCAGCTCCGCCGCGTCGTGGCCGTACCCGCACCCCGGCACCGCCAGCTCGCCGCCCGGCCGCAGGCCCTGCGGGAGCGCGAGATCCAAGACCTCCGCCAGCACCGGCGTGGCGCGGTCCATGTCCCACTCGGGCCTTGCCGCGTCCGCGTAGTACCGGTTCCAGTCGTCGGCGTGGGTGAGCATGGCCCCAGGATAGCGGGGCTTCCCTTCGCGGTCGGCGGGAGCGGAGGTCGACGATTCAGGAAGGGAGGCTCACCGCCTCGGCTCCCACGAATTCCGCCAGCCGCGCCAGGGCCTCGTCCAGGCCGCGACGGCGGGCCTTGGTGGCTTTCACGCCCGGCTCCCACCACAGGCCCTTCACGTCGAGAAGGCCGCGGTCCCGGTGGAGCTTGGGGTCCAGGCGGCCCACGAGGCGCTCGCCTTCGAGGATCGGCAGGACGAAGTAGCCGTAGCGGCGCTGGGGCTCCGGAACGAAGGCCTCGAACCGGTAGTCGAACCCGAAGCGGCGCAGGGCGCGGGCCCGATCCCGAAGAACGGGGTCGAAGGGGCAGAGTAGGCGCGTCCGTTCCGGCGCCTCCGGCAGCTTGGCGAGGCGCGCCTCCCAGTCCGCGACGGCGTAGGCGGGACGGATCTCCCCGTCGGCGCCCTCTACCTGCACCGGCACGATCCGGCCCTCCCGCTCCGCGGACGCGCACCAGGCCTTGGCCTCGGAGGCCTCGATGCTGTGCCAGAACTCCGCCAGCTCCTTGGGCGTGAAGATTCCCAGGCGCTCGGCCGCGGTGGCGCAGGCCCAGGCCACGTGATCGGCGGGGGCCGGGCAGGCGTGGCCGTGGCATTCCGGCAGCACCCGCTCGGTGAGGTCATACAGTTTTTGGAATCCCTCGCGCCGCGGAACCATCAGCTCCCCGCTGCGCCACAGGAAGTCCAGGGCCGCCTTCTGGGGCTTCCACCCCCACCAGGGACCGCGCTTCTCGGGATGCTCGAAGTCGGAGGACTTCAGCGGTCCCTCGCGCTCGATGCGGGCCTTCACGGCGGCGACGATCGCGGCGCCCTCGGTGCCCTTGAAGTGATTCTGCCACCAGGCGTTCCCCTGCATCCGCGCCCGATCCCGGTCGAAGCGGGGCTTCCAGTGGGCGAACCACGCGGTGGGCACGGCGGAGGCGTCGTGGGTGAACGCTTCGAACAGGCTACGCTTTCCCTCCAGCAGCTTTCTCAGGTGCTCCGGCCGGTAGCCGTCCAGCCGCGTGGCGAGGGTCAGGTCGTGGGCCCGGGCCACCACGTTGATGGTGTCCACCTGGACGAAGCCCAGCCGCTCGATCAGCGCCTGGAGCGATGCTGCCGTGACGCGCCGCCCCGGATCGTCCAGCAGCCCCTGGGCGCCCATGAACAGCCGCCGCGCGGCGGAAGCGGAAACGAGAGGAAGGAGGTTGGCCACGGATGAACTCGCAGGAACGCGGATGAATGAGTATCTGCGTTCATCCGCGTTTAGCCGCGGCAAAAATTCAGACCCTGCCCGTTCCTCCATCCATGCCCCGCGGCGGCGAGCGACATGAAAGGGTCTTGGCCACGGGTGAACTCAGATGAACGCGGATGAATGACCATCTGTGTTCATCCGTGTTTATCCGTGGCCAATCCTCAGATTTTCGCGGCCAGTTCGGCGCCCTGGCGGATGGCGCGCTGGGCGTCCAGTTCGGTGGCGACGTCGGCGCCGCCGATGAGGTGGACGCTCCGTCCCAGGGCCTCCAGAGGTTCGGCCAGGCCGCGCTCGGAGACCTGGCCCGCGCACAGGATCACGCTGTCCACGGGCAGGCAGCGGGCGCCGGCGTCCTTGCCGTCCCGGATCCACAGGCCCTCGTCGTCGATCCGCTCGTAGTGGATGCCGCCCTGCATCTTCACCTTCAGGGCCTTGAGGGTGGCGCGGTGGATCCAGCCGGTGGTCTTTCCCAGCTCCGCGCCCATGCGGTCCGTCTTCCGCTGCAGGAGGTGGACGGTCCGGGCGGGTTGCGGCGGCTGCGGAGCGGGCAGCAGGCCGCCGCGGTGCGCGTGGGCGCCGTCGACGCCCCACTCGGCCAGGTAGCGGTCGACCGCCGGAGCGTGGTCCGGCTGCGCCAGGAATTCGGCCACGTCGAACCCGATCCCGCCCGCGCCGATGACGGCCACGGTGCGTCCCGCCACCTTCCGGCCCGACAGCAGGTCGGGATAGCTGATCACCTTGGGATGGTCCACGCCGGAAATGTCGGGCCGCCGCGGACGGACGCCGGTGGCGAGCACCACGTCGTCGAAATCCTTCAAATCCTCCACTCCCGCCCGCTGACCGAGGCGCACGGTCACGCCCGCGGCGGCCAGGCGCCGACCGAAGTAGCGCAGCGTCTCGAAGAATTCCTCCTTGCCCGGCACGCGCTTGGCGTAGTTGAGCTGGCCGCCCAGCTCGGTCTCGGCCTCGAAGAGGGTGACGACGTGGCCGCGCTCGGCGGCGTGGCAGGCGAAGCTGAGGCCCGCGGCGCCGCCGCCCACCACGGCGATCCGCTTGGGCGCGTAGGCGGGCTGGAACACCAGTTCCGTCTCGAAGCAGGCGCGGGGATTCACCAGGCAGGTGGCGCGCTTCTGCTCGAAGACGTGGTCGAGGCAGCCCTGGTTGCAGGCGATGCAGGTGTTGATGTCCTCAGCCCGGCCCTCCTCGGCCTTCTTCACGAAATCCGCGTCCGCCAGCAGGGGGCGCGCCATGCTCACCATGTCGGCGCACCCGGAGGCCAGGACTTCCTCGGCCACCTCGGGCGTGTTGATGCGGTTGGTGGTGATCAGGGGGATGCCCACCTCGCCCTTCAGCTTCTGCGTCACCCACGCGTAGGCGCCGCGGGGCACCATCGCGCCGATGGTGGGCACCCGCGCCTCGTGCCAGCCGATGCCCGTGTTGAGGATCGTCGCGCCCGCCGCCTCCACGGCCTTGGCCAGCTGGATGACCTCCTCCCAGGTGCTGCCGTCGGGCACCAAGTCCAGCATGGACAGGCGGAAGATCACGATGAAATCCGGCCCCACCGCCTCGCGCACAGCCTTCACCACCGCCACGGGGAAGCGCATCCGGTGTTCGTAGCTGCCGCCCCAGGCGTCCGTGCGGCGGTTGGTGCGGGCGGCGATGAACTGGTTGATGAGGTAGCCCTCGCTGCCCATCACCTCCACGCCGTCGTAGCCCGCCCGCTTGGCCAGGGCCGCGCAGCGGGCGTAATCCCGGATGGTGGCGCGGATGCCCCGCTCCGACAGGGCCCGTGGCTTGAACGGCGTGATGGGGCTCTTGACCGCGGAGGGCGCCACGCTGAGCGGGTGGTAGCTGTAGCGCCCGCCGTGGAGGATCTGGAGGGCGATCTTCCCGCCCGCGGCGTGGACCGCGTCCGTCACCAGCCGGTGCTTCCCCACCTGCCACGGCCAGGAGAGCTGCGACCCGAAGGGCGTCAGGCGCCCGCGCAGGCTCGGCGCGATGCCCCCCGTGACGATGAGCCCGACGCCGCCGCGGGCGCGCTCGGCGTAGAAGGCCGCCAGCTTGGCGAACCCGCCCTTGGCCTCCTCCAGGTTGGTGTGCATGGAGCCCATCAGCACGCGGTTGCGGAGGGTGGTGAACCCGAGGTCGAGGGGGGCCAGCAGGTGGGGATAGGACACGGGCGCTCCGGGGGGTGCGGCCAGTGTAGAGCCTCGCCGGGCCTACCCGGAGGCAGAGTGGCTGGAGGGCCGGCCCCTGCGGTTTGTCTCTAAAGAAAAAAAGCTCACCACCAAGACGCGAAGACACCAAGAAAGAAAAGGACGCTTTTCTTGGTGCCCTTGGTGTCTTGGTGGTGAGGCTTTTCCGGTCTGAGGTCGGTTCTCCACCTTCTCCACGGCGATCACCATGCGGGTGGCGACGGCGGCGAGGGCGCCCACGGCTGCGAAGACGGGCAGCAGCGCCGCGCCCACCACGCCCAGGGTCAGGGGGATCTCGATGAAGGTCTTGCCCTCTTCGTTCTTGAGGATGATCCGGCGGATGTTCCCCTGGTGGATCAGGTCCTTGATGGTGTCGAGGACCTTGCCGCCGTCGACTTTGAACTCCTCGTTGCGAGAGCGATCGGACTCGGTCATGGCTCCTCCCTTCACGCCCGGACCAGCAGGTGCCGGGCTAGCCAAGTCTGGAAGCGGCCCAGCGCCAGGGCCAGGTGGAACGTGAGGGGCAGCAGCGCCAGGCCCGCGAGGGCGCACAGGACGCCCGCCGAGCCGGGATGGGCGGCGAGCCAGGCCGGCGCTCCCAGGTCCAGGCTGGCGGTGGCGCCGAACAGGGGCGCGAAGGGCGCGGCGATCAGGCTCAGCCCCACGGACAGCAGCGTGGCGAAGGCGGTGAAGTAGGCGATCCCCAGCGGCAGGTGGAGCAGGAAGTAGAGCAGGCTCGTCCAGGTGCGCCGGTCCGCCGCCAGGGCCTTCGTCCGCGCCAGGAAGCCCGTTCCCGGCGGCAGGGGGTCGGGGATCGGGGCCGCCTCCATCCCATCGTCCACCAGCAGCCGGAGAAGGTGCAGTTCCGCCACGGACAGGAGCCTCGTCCCCAGCAGGAAGAGGAGGGCCACCGGCAGCCCCACGATCAGGATGGCGAGGCCCAGGCTGAGGGAGAGGCCCGTCACCGCGAAGGTGAAAGCGAGGATGCCCGTCCCCAGGGACAGCAGCAGGTAGAGCAGGGTGGTGTAGGCCCGCCGTACGGCGAGCACCTCGAAGAAGCCGGGATGGGATGGGGACGACATGGGACCTCCGGATGCCCCAACCTACGGCGGGTTCCTGTCCCATTTCGCCGGCAATCGGCGAACGGCAGCCTTCCGCCGGTAAGGATCCCCGCCAAGGCGCCAACAAAGAACGTCATTCAGGTCTTTCTTGGCGCCTTGGCGGTGGATTTTTTTCAGTTGCCCAGGTGCGGCACCCGCCACAGGGCCAGTTCCTCGCCCAGCGCGGGGACGGGCAGCAGGCCGTTCTCCACGGCGCCGTCGTCGCTCTCGGCTTCGCACAGGTAGGCGGCGATGGCCCCCAGGGGCTGGTCCGTGGGCACCAGCGACCACCCGGCGGGAGCCGCGCGGGGGCCGCGGCGCCAGGAGACTTCGAGCTCGCCCACGGCGGCGGCCTCCAGGATGGCCCGGCCGCCCTCGGAGCCGAGGCTCTCCACCACGGGGACTTCCGCCTCGAAGGTGCCGCGGGCGTCCTCCACGCGCAGGCCGTGCAGGCGCAGGTGATCGGCCACGGACGGGGCCACCAGGTAGGCCGCAGGGCGGTCCACCACCAGGGTGCCCACGAAGCGCCCGAAGTGCGGGAGGGTCACCGTGCTGGGTGCGCCCTCCAGCGTCCGGGGCGTGCGGGTGAGGATCTCCACGGGGCGGTCGAAGGGCTCCAGCTTGGAGCGGACGGCGATGCGCTGCCGCGGCGTCCGGCTCTGGGCCACGGTCTGAACCACCTCGTCCCGGTGGGCGGCCACGAATTTCAGGGTCTCCAGCATGAAGGCGTAGGCGGTGCGGACGCGCTCGGCGAAGGGGATGTAGCTGTAGCACTCCAGCAGCAGGTCCATGTGGCTGGTGAGCCCGCGGTAGTTGCTGCCGAAGCGGGGGTGGTGTGGGTAGGTCATCCACCCTTCGCGCACCGGCGCGCCGGGCTCCGCGTCGCGGTCGGCGTCCAGGGCCCGCTCGTCTTCCACGAAGTTGCCGTACCAGCCGGCGTCGAGGCCGTGGTTGGCCTTGAGCGCGGCGGTGACGGGCGGCAGCAGGCGGTTCCGCATGTACTCGATGGGCTCGGGCCGGCCGCTCTCCCCGGTGTGGGGGATGTCGTAGGTCATGGAGAAGCGGTGGACGGAGCCGTTGGTGGCGTGGTTGTCGATGGTGAGATCTGCCGCCCAGGGCTGGCACACGCGCTGCTGGAGCAGGCGCATCTCCGCGCCCTCGTAGCGCAGGTAATCGCGGTTCAGGTTGATCTTCGCGGCGTTCACGCGGGTGCCCACGCCGCTGTCGGGGCCGAGCTGGCCGCTGAGCTTGGGCAGGTGCAGCTTGCGGTTGCCGGGGTCGATGGCGTCGTTC comes from the Geothrix sp. 21YS21S-4 genome and includes:
- a CDS encoding ABC transporter ATP-binding protein, with product MSDAAGHISIRGVHKVFQSGGQDVYALKDIDLEVRRGEFVCLLGPSGCGKSTLLNAVAGFSLPSAGTITVEGLPIVAPGPDRGMVFQEYALFPWMTVEQNVGFGLQIKGEPKDAARAKVDDLLRLLNLQDFRKRYPKDLSGGMRQRVAIARVLALDSPIMLMDEPFGALDALTRRTLQDELLRLWLELKKTILFVTHSIEEALYLADRTVVMTYRPGTLKRDLAVDLPRPRDVASPAFNALKKELSQLLMEEQDRHTRDEFRGAAVD
- a CDS encoding ABC transporter permease, with product MTRYRTAASGILVPLAALALWQLLSSEGWVNATILPSPMQVLIKWWAYLRPMEPFDPAQGSYLAWCFSGEMVHDALGSLYRVLLGFVIGGGLALPLGLAMGYSRLAYGLFNPLVQVLRPIPPIAYIPLSILWFGLGNPPAVFLIAIGAFFPVLMNTVTGVQNVDSIYLRVGRNLGASRLTQFTHIILPAATPYIFTGARIGMGTAFIVVIVSEMIAVNNGLGYRILEAREYLWSDKIIAGMFTIGLLGLGIDTLMSRLSTWMLRWHRGLEQG
- a CDS encoding ABC transporter substrate-binding protein encodes the protein MRAKSFLSLLLLSSLALSAQDVVRLGNLKFAHYGAVSYMKEIAPKYRLKIEERMFAKGIDINPAIVAGEIDASAAALDAAIAGRAQGVPIVVVAGFAKGGARIVAGANAGIKSLADLKGKKVGVARGGAQELLLLAELAKAGLTWSDKPGKDVLVLYLPFADLNQALMAGNIHAMCQSEPYSSQAINKKFGIEVIKPYDTPMGVPIRALVITEKLYKERRDVAQRFLLCFVEATKKFIDEPKTAEKYVRESMFKNQITSDDYQDAIDNSPFSYDISVEHVQITTDLMAKYGVGKMAAPPKAPDWVKLDLLTEAKKQLGIDQPKPVAPKPTPIKSPKAKKG
- a CDS encoding methyltransferase domain-containing protein, producing MLTHADDWNRYYADAARPEWDMDRATPVLAEVLDLALPQGLRPGGELAVPGCGYGHDAAELAARGFAVTGIDFAPFAIEGARARYGDRATWMQADWFSPDLGPWDAIFDHTCFVAMDPPRRPAYVAACADHLHSGGLWMAVLFHDVSGRPGPPHAVSPGEMRALAEPRFDVLHLGPALRSHPRRAGREFLLVARRKLGTGD
- a CDS encoding winged helix-turn-helix domain-containing protein, which encodes MANLLPLVSASAARRLFMGAQGLLDDPGRRVTAASLQALIERLGFVQVDTINVVARAHDLTLATRLDGYRPEHLRKLLEGKRSLFEAFTHDASAVPTAWFAHWKPRFDRDRARMQGNAWWQNHFKGTEGAAIVAAVKARIEREGPLKSSDFEHPEKRGPWWGWKPQKAALDFLWRSGELMVPRREGFQKLYDLTERVLPECHGHACPAPADHVAWACATAAERLGIFTPKELAEFWHSIEASEAKAWCASAEREGRIVPVQVEGADGEIRPAYAVADWEARLAKLPEAPERTRLLCPFDPVLRDRARALRRFGFDYRFEAFVPEPQRRYGYFVLPILEGERLVGRLDPKLHRDRGLLDVKGLWWEPGVKATKARRRGLDEALARLAEFVGAEAVSLPS
- a CDS encoding NADPH-dependent 2,4-dienoyl-CoA reductase; the encoded protein is MSYPHLLAPLDLGFTTLRNRVLMGSMHTNLEEAKGGFAKLAAFYAERARGGVGLIVTGGIAPSLRGRLTPFGSQLSWPWQVGKHRLVTDAVHAAGGKIALQILHGGRYSYHPLSVAPSAVKSPITPFKPRALSERGIRATIRDYARCAALAKRAGYDGVEVMGSEGYLINQFIAARTNRRTDAWGGSYEHRMRFPVAVVKAVREAVGPDFIVIFRLSMLDLVPDGSTWEEVIQLAKAVEAAGATILNTGIGWHEARVPTIGAMVPRGAYAWVTQKLKGEVGIPLITTNRINTPEVAEEVLASGCADMVSMARPLLADADFVKKAEEGRAEDINTCIACNQGCLDHVFEQKRATCLVNPRACFETELVFQPAYAPKRIAVVGGGAAGLSFACHAAERGHVVTLFEAETELGGQLNYAKRVPGKEEFFETLRYFGRRLAAAGVTVRLGQRAGVEDLKDFDDVVLATGVRPRRPDISGVDHPKVISYPDLLSGRKVAGRTVAVIGAGGIGFDVAEFLAQPDHAPAVDRYLAEWGVDGAHAHRGGLLPAPQPPQPARTVHLLQRKTDRMGAELGKTTGWIHRATLKALKVKMQGGIHYERIDDEGLWIRDGKDAGARCLPVDSVILCAGQVSERGLAEPLEALGRSVHLIGGADVATELDAQRAIRQGAELAAKI
- a CDS encoding DUF4342 domain-containing protein, translated to MTESDRSRNEEFKVDGGKVLDTIKDLIHQGNIRRIILKNEEGKTFIEIPLTLGVVGAALLPVFAAVGALAAVATRMVIAVEKVENRPQTGKASPPRHQGHQEKRPFLSWCLRVLVVSFFSLETNRRGRPSSHSASG
- a CDS encoding sensor domain-containing protein; the encoded protein is MSSPSHPGFFEVLAVRRAYTTLLYLLLSLGTGILAFTFAVTGLSLSLGLAILIVGLPVALLFLLGTRLLSVAELHLLRLLVDDGMEAAPIPDPLPPGTGFLARTKALAADRRTWTSLLYFLLHLPLGIAYFTAFATLLSVGLSLIAAPFAPLFGATASLDLGAPAWLAAHPGSAGVLCALAGLALLPLTFHLALALGRFQTWLARHLLVRA
- a CDS encoding M14 family metallopeptidase, whose product is MTPLTRAEATRYEETSRHADVMAFIAALEAKGDTRLHVTSFGASPQGRDLPLLVVSSRGVKTPEEARRLGLPVVLVISGIHAGEVEGKEGCLMLVRDLLDGKPSLDAGQILENLTLVVAPLFNPDGNDAIDPGNRKLHLPKLSGQLGPDSGVGTRVNAAKINLNRDYLRYEGAEMRLLQQRVCQPWAADLTIDNHATNGSVHRFSMTYDIPHTGESGRPEPIEYMRNRLLPPVTAALKANHGLDAGWYGNFVEDERALDADRDAEPGAPVREGWMTYPHHPRFGSNYRGLTSHMDLLLECYSYIPFAERVRTAYAFMLETLKFVAAHRDEVVQTVAQSRTPRQRIAVRSKLEPFDRPVEILTRTPRTLEGAPSTVTLPHFGRFVGTLVVDRPAAYLVAPSVADHLRLHGLRVEDARGTFEAEVPVVESLGSEGGRAILEAAAVGELEVSWRRGPRAAPAGWSLVPTDQPLGAIAAYLCEAESDDGAVENGLLPVPALGEELALWRVPHLGN